In the genome of Pseudarthrobacter sp. IC2-21, one region contains:
- a CDS encoding adenosine deaminase encodes MTEPIVDAAPAIDFDLKSLPKVSLHDHLDGGLRPATIIELAQAVGHTLPSTDPVALGQWFRESADSGSLVRYLETFDHTVAVMQTKEGLFRVAKEFVEDLADDGVVYGEVRWAPEQHLQQGLSLDEAVEAVQEGLEAGVDAVAETGREIQVGQLITAMRHADRGQEIAELAVRHRNKGAVGFDIAGAEDGFLPSRFKEAFTYLAQNNFPATVHAGEAAGLESIQSALVDGRALRLGHGVRIAEDIMVEFDDEDDAEADGGEDSIGLVTLGDLSSWIRDRGIALEICPSSNLQTGAIAGFGEGIESHPLDMLYQLGFNVTINTDNRLMSGVTLTDEFELLVETFDYDLDDLLELTLNAAEASFLPLEEKEALVEYINDTYANLG; translated from the coding sequence GTGACTGAGCCCATTGTTGACGCTGCCCCTGCCATTGATTTCGACCTGAAGAGCCTGCCGAAGGTTTCCCTTCACGATCATCTGGACGGTGGTCTCCGCCCTGCCACCATCATCGAACTGGCGCAGGCTGTCGGCCACACGCTCCCGTCCACTGATCCTGTGGCCCTGGGCCAATGGTTCCGTGAATCGGCTGACTCCGGCTCGCTGGTCCGGTACCTGGAGACCTTCGACCACACGGTCGCCGTCATGCAGACCAAGGAAGGCCTGTTCCGGGTGGCCAAGGAATTCGTGGAGGACCTCGCGGACGACGGCGTGGTGTACGGCGAAGTGCGCTGGGCGCCGGAGCAGCACCTCCAGCAGGGCCTCTCCCTTGACGAGGCCGTCGAAGCAGTGCAGGAAGGCCTCGAAGCCGGCGTGGACGCCGTGGCGGAAACCGGCCGCGAAATCCAGGTGGGCCAGCTCATCACCGCCATGCGCCATGCCGATCGCGGCCAGGAAATCGCCGAACTGGCCGTGCGCCACCGCAACAAGGGCGCCGTGGGCTTTGACATCGCCGGTGCCGAGGACGGATTCCTGCCGTCCCGGTTCAAGGAGGCGTTCACCTACCTGGCCCAGAACAACTTCCCCGCTACCGTGCACGCCGGCGAAGCCGCCGGACTCGAAAGCATCCAGTCCGCCCTGGTGGACGGCCGGGCCCTGCGCCTGGGCCATGGCGTCCGCATCGCTGAGGACATCATGGTGGAGTTTGACGACGAAGACGACGCCGAGGCCGACGGCGGGGAGGACAGCATTGGCCTGGTCACCCTGGGCGACCTCTCCAGCTGGATCCGGGACCGCGGGATCGCCCTGGAGATCTGCCCTTCCTCGAACCTCCAGACCGGTGCGATCGCCGGCTTCGGTGAGGGCATCGAGAGCCATCCGCTGGACATGCTCTACCAGCTGGGCTTCAACGTCACCATCAACACCGACAACCGGCTGATGAGCGGTGTCACGCTGACCGACGAGTTCGAGCTCCTTGTTGAGACCTTCGACTACGACCTCGATGACCTGCTGGAGCTGACCCTGAACGCCGCCGAGGCATCATTCCTGCCGCTGGAGGAGAAGGAAGCGCTGGTGGAGTACATCAACGACACCTACGCCAACCTTGGCTGA
- a CDS encoding ABC transporter permease, producing the protein MSATATSPLPGKGTPGTAPRAGEAPETSGKPVIWKTPVVLSGLALVAFIFFGLMGSGQTAKFGISTGSDFFQLPALEIPAMAGGIVLSVLMLGLAAYAIYLKTRNRPTPAWLTITFTVLFVAAFLIWVVGGARTPSISLAGLIAGSVTLAVPLVFGSLSGVLCERVGVVNIAIEGQLLGGAFTAAIVASVTQNPFVGLLAAAVAGAAVSMVLAVFSIKYLVNQIIVGVVLNVLVSGVTGFLFSTVMQENKARFNSPPGLDIVEIPVLSSIPILGPILFKQSVVGYLMYVAVIVVWVGLFKTKWGLRVRAVGEHPQAADTMGIKVNATRFWNVTLGGAIAGIGGSFFTLVAIDSFTKEISGGRGFIALAALIFGRWNPIGAFFAALLFGFADNLQSIVTIIGTPVPSQFMAMLPYLVTVLAVAGLVGRSRPPAASGIPYVKG; encoded by the coding sequence ATGAGCGCAACAGCAACATCGCCCCTGCCGGGAAAGGGAACCCCCGGCACAGCGCCCCGCGCAGGCGAGGCACCGGAAACGTCCGGGAAACCGGTGATCTGGAAGACCCCTGTGGTGCTCTCCGGACTGGCCCTGGTGGCCTTCATATTCTTCGGGCTGATGGGTTCTGGGCAGACGGCCAAGTTCGGCATATCCACCGGCAGCGATTTCTTCCAGCTACCAGCCCTCGAAATCCCTGCCATGGCGGGCGGCATCGTGCTCTCAGTCCTGATGCTGGGGCTGGCGGCGTATGCCATCTACCTCAAAACCAGGAACCGGCCAACCCCGGCCTGGCTCACCATCACCTTCACCGTGCTGTTTGTGGCCGCCTTCCTGATCTGGGTTGTGGGCGGAGCACGAACCCCCAGCATCTCGCTGGCCGGGCTCATCGCCGGTTCGGTGACGCTGGCCGTTCCGCTCGTTTTCGGCTCACTGTCCGGCGTGCTGTGTGAGCGCGTGGGCGTGGTTAACATCGCCATCGAGGGTCAGCTCCTCGGCGGTGCGTTCACGGCGGCCATCGTGGCCAGCGTTACCCAAAACCCGTTCGTGGGCCTGCTGGCGGCCGCCGTCGCCGGCGCGGCAGTATCCATGGTGCTGGCAGTATTCAGCATCAAGTACCTGGTCAACCAGATCATTGTGGGTGTGGTGCTCAACGTCCTGGTTTCGGGCGTGACCGGCTTCCTGTTCAGCACCGTTATGCAGGAGAACAAAGCCAGGTTCAACTCCCCGCCCGGCCTGGACATTGTCGAGATCCCGGTCCTCTCCAGCATTCCCATCCTCGGCCCCATCCTGTTCAAGCAGTCCGTGGTGGGGTACCTCATGTACGTCGCCGTCATCGTGGTCTGGGTGGGGCTGTTCAAGACCAAGTGGGGCCTGCGCGTCCGCGCCGTCGGGGAACATCCCCAGGCCGCGGACACCATGGGCATCAAGGTCAACGCCACGCGCTTCTGGAACGTGACCCTGGGAGGTGCCATCGCGGGCATCGGCGGGTCCTTCTTCACCCTCGTGGCGATCGACAGCTTCACCAAAGAGATCTCCGGCGGCCGAGGCTTCATCGCCCTGGCCGCCCTGATCTTTGGCCGGTGGAACCCCATCGGTGCGTTCTTCGCCGCCCTGCTGTTCGGTTTCGCGGACAACCTGCAGAGCATCGTGACCATCATCGGAACCCCGGTGCCCAGCCAGTTCATGGCCATGCTGCCGTACCTGGTCACCGTGCTCGCCGTTGCCGGGCTCGTTGGCCGGTCACGGCCGCCGGCGGCCAGCGGCATCCCCTACGTCAAGGGATGA
- a CDS encoding cytidine deaminase produces MEAGIIDWDLLRAEATRAMENAYAPYSKYPVGAAALTADGRLISGCNVENASYGLTLCAECVLVGNLQMTGGGQLRAFYCVDAAGNVLMPCGRCRQLLYEFRAPAMELMTTQGIKTMDQVLPDAFGPQHLEDSGDTGN; encoded by the coding sequence ATGGAAGCCGGCATCATCGACTGGGATTTGCTCAGGGCAGAGGCAACGCGGGCCATGGAGAACGCTTATGCCCCCTATTCGAAATATCCGGTCGGGGCAGCCGCCCTCACCGCCGACGGAAGGCTGATCAGCGGCTGCAACGTGGAGAACGCCAGCTACGGGCTGACGCTTTGCGCGGAATGCGTCCTGGTGGGAAACCTGCAGATGACCGGCGGCGGCCAGCTGCGCGCCTTCTACTGCGTGGACGCCGCCGGCAACGTGCTGATGCCGTGCGGCCGCTGCCGGCAGCTGCTTTACGAGTTCCGGGCTCCGGCCATGGAACTCATGACCACCCAAGGCATCAAGACGATGGACCAGGTGCTGCCCGACGCATTTGGTCCCCAACATCTGGAGGACTCCGGTGACACAGGTAACTGA
- a CDS encoding thymidine phosphorylase — MTQVTEAFDAVDIIRTKRDRGVLSPEQIDWTIDAYTRGAIAEEQMAALNMAILLNGMDRAEISRWTAAMIASGERMDFSGLQRPDGGTKVTSDKHSTGGVGDKITLPLAPLVAVFGVAVPQLSGRGLGHTGGTLDKLESIPGWRADLSNDEMMAQLQDVGAVICAAGAGLAPADKKLYALRDVTGTVEAIPLIASSIMSKKIAEGTGSLVLDVKVGSGAFMKDEARARELAETMVALGKDAGVNTVALLTNMSTPLGLTAGNAIEVEESVEVLAGGGPEDVVELTVRLAAEMLACAGVRDADPRAALKDGRAMDVWNRMIEAQGGDPRAKLPVARESEVIYAPADGVLVELDALAVGVAAWRLGAGRARKEDAVQAGAGIRMHAKPGAQVRAGEPLLTLLTDTPEKFARAKESLEHAVTIAPEGSRPAQRLIIDRIA; from the coding sequence GTGACACAGGTAACTGAAGCGTTCGACGCCGTCGACATTATCCGTACCAAGCGGGACCGCGGGGTCCTCAGCCCGGAGCAGATCGACTGGACCATCGATGCCTATACCCGCGGAGCCATTGCGGAGGAGCAGATGGCCGCGCTGAACATGGCCATTCTGCTCAACGGCATGGACCGCGCAGAGATTTCCCGCTGGACTGCCGCCATGATCGCCTCCGGGGAGCGGATGGACTTCAGCGGCCTCCAGCGGCCCGACGGCGGCACGAAGGTTACCAGCGACAAGCATTCCACCGGGGGAGTCGGTGACAAGATCACCCTCCCGCTGGCCCCGCTGGTCGCCGTGTTCGGCGTAGCCGTCCCGCAACTGTCCGGCCGCGGACTCGGCCACACCGGCGGCACCCTGGACAAGCTGGAATCAATTCCGGGCTGGCGCGCCGACCTGAGCAACGACGAAATGATGGCTCAGCTGCAGGACGTGGGCGCCGTGATCTGCGCTGCGGGAGCCGGACTGGCGCCGGCAGATAAAAAGCTCTATGCCCTGCGCGATGTCACGGGCACGGTGGAAGCCATCCCGCTGATTGCTTCCTCGATCATGAGCAAAAAGATCGCCGAGGGGACCGGGTCACTGGTCCTCGATGTCAAAGTGGGCAGCGGGGCGTTCATGAAGGACGAGGCCCGGGCGCGGGAGCTGGCCGAAACCATGGTGGCGCTGGGTAAGGACGCGGGAGTTAACACTGTTGCTTTGCTGACCAACATGAGCACGCCGCTCGGGCTGACGGCGGGCAACGCGATCGAGGTCGAGGAATCGGTGGAAGTCCTGGCCGGCGGCGGCCCGGAGGATGTGGTGGAACTGACCGTTCGCCTGGCAGCGGAGATGCTGGCATGCGCCGGTGTCCGCGATGCCGATCCCCGCGCCGCCTTGAAGGACGGCCGGGCCATGGACGTCTGGAACAGGATGATTGAGGCGCAGGGAGGTGACCCGAGGGCCAAGCTGCCGGTAGCCAGGGAATCCGAGGTCATCTATGCGCCGGCCGACGGAGTCCTCGTGGAACTCGATGCCCTCGCCGTCGGCGTGGCCGCGTGGCGCCTCGGCGCAGGCCGCGCCCGTAAGGAGGACGCGGTACAGGCAGGGGCCGGGATCCGCATGCACGCGAAGCCCGGCGCGCAGGTCCGGGCCGGTGAACCGCTCCTGACATTGCTCACCGATACTCCGGAAAAGTTTGCGCGCGCCAAGGAATCCCTTGAACATGCGGTCACCATCGCTCCTGAAGGGTCCCGCCCGGCACAACGGCTGATCATCGACCGAATAGCATAG
- a CDS encoding MazG nucleotide pyrophosphohydrolase domain-containing protein — MAALTHASLVEYLLEEAFEVAETIETGADDTELRGELGDVLLQVVLHARLAEERGSFTFDDVARGLTAKMVRRNPHVFRADGTLQDSFPATVDEIVRKWDAVKSSERPERRGPHEGIPDALPALAKAQKFIDRAGRAGSPVPAGELAETPDVTSEAELGELLLAVVGSAHARGFDAERALRGAIRRRFGPPS; from the coding sequence ATGGCAGCCCTGACGCATGCCTCCTTGGTGGAGTATCTCCTGGAGGAAGCCTTCGAAGTTGCCGAGACCATTGAAACCGGCGCCGATGACACCGAGCTCCGCGGCGAGCTGGGGGACGTGCTGCTGCAGGTGGTGCTGCACGCCCGGCTCGCCGAGGAGCGCGGCTCCTTTACGTTCGACGACGTCGCGCGCGGACTCACTGCCAAGATGGTCCGGCGCAACCCGCACGTCTTCCGGGCCGACGGCACCCTGCAGGACAGTTTCCCGGCCACGGTTGATGAGATCGTCCGGAAATGGGACGCGGTCAAGAGTTCGGAGCGGCCGGAACGCCGTGGCCCCCACGAAGGGATCCCCGACGCCCTGCCCGCACTGGCCAAGGCGCAGAAGTTCATCGACCGGGCAGGCCGCGCAGGATCACCGGTTCCGGCGGGTGAGCTGGCCGAAACCCCGGACGTCACCTCCGAAGCCGAGCTGGGGGAGCTGCTGCTGGCCGTCGTCGGCTCCGCGCACGCCCGGGGATTCGACGCGGAGCGGGCCCTGCGCGGCGCAATCCGCCGGCGGTTCGGCCCGCCATCATGA
- a CDS encoding DedA family protein produces the protein MEFINEAVLHAAGQWWIYPVLLVFFFVDGFAMVVPSETLIVALAAFSRHSGEPNMWILGATALVGAMAGDNMAFMLGRRIGLERWKWMRRPKIQKAFGWARYELDKRGAVLIFTARYIPWGRVAVNYVAGSTGFGHRRFFLLDAFACLTWVGYSIGIGLLASSFPWLHHNPLLSAGIAVVFAIVLGVLIDHLLRWWHNHLASKDAKTVDEWLDGGPDGTLPPHTGAAPLLAPASAEAEPGK, from the coding sequence GTGGAGTTTATAAATGAAGCCGTGCTCCATGCGGCGGGCCAATGGTGGATCTACCCCGTCCTGCTCGTGTTTTTCTTTGTTGACGGCTTCGCCATGGTGGTCCCCAGCGAGACCCTGATCGTGGCGCTTGCAGCGTTTTCCAGGCACAGCGGCGAACCCAACATGTGGATTTTGGGTGCTACCGCGCTGGTTGGCGCCATGGCCGGCGACAATATGGCCTTTATGCTCGGCCGGAGGATCGGCCTCGAACGCTGGAAGTGGATGCGCCGGCCCAAAATCCAGAAAGCGTTCGGCTGGGCCCGCTATGAACTCGACAAACGCGGCGCCGTCCTGATTTTCACCGCCCGCTACATCCCGTGGGGCCGCGTGGCAGTGAACTACGTTGCCGGCAGCACAGGATTCGGGCACCGCCGCTTCTTCCTGCTGGATGCTTTTGCCTGCCTCACCTGGGTTGGTTATTCCATCGGCATCGGCCTGCTGGCCAGTTCCTTCCCCTGGCTGCACCACAACCCGCTGCTCAGCGCCGGCATCGCCGTGGTGTTCGCGATCGTGCTGGGCGTCCTTATCGACCACCTGCTGCGGTGGTGGCATAACCACCTGGCCAGCAAGGATGCAAAAACCGTGGACGAATGGCTCGACGGCGGCCCGGACGGGACCCTGCCCCCGCACACCGGAGCTGCCCCGCTGCTGGCCCCCGCATCGGCCGAGGCCGAGCCCGGAAAGTAG
- the eno gene encoding phosphopyruvate hydratase: MALIDAIHAREILDSRGNPTVEVEVLLSDGQIGRAAVPSGASTGEHEAVELRDGDKGRYLGKGVQKAVDAVIDQIAPALIGFDATDQRSIDQAMLDLDGTPNKSKLGANAILGVSLAVANAAAASADLPLYKYLGGPNAHVLPVPLMNILNGGSHADSDVDIQEFMIVPIGAETFSEGLRWGVEVYHNLKSVLQAKGLSTGLGDEGGFAPNLPSNRAALDLIQEAIKNAGYTPGKDIALALDVASSEFFKDGAYQFEGKALSATEMSAYYAELVADYPLVSIEDPLDENDWDGWKTLTDSIGDKVQLVGDDLFVTNPAILQRGIDTGTANSLLVKVNQIGSLTETLDAVSLAQRAGYTTITSHRSGETEDTTIADISVATNAGQIKTGAPARSERVAKYNQLLRIEEELDDAARYAGRSAFPRFKG; encoded by the coding sequence ATGGCGCTTATCGATGCCATCCACGCCCGCGAGATCCTCGATTCCCGAGGCAACCCGACCGTAGAAGTTGAAGTCCTGCTCTCCGACGGCCAGATCGGCCGTGCAGCAGTTCCCTCCGGAGCCTCCACCGGCGAGCACGAAGCCGTTGAGCTTCGTGACGGCGACAAGGGACGTTACCTCGGCAAGGGCGTCCAGAAGGCCGTTGACGCCGTCATCGACCAGATCGCTCCTGCCCTGATCGGCTTCGACGCCACGGACCAGCGCAGCATCGACCAGGCCATGCTGGACCTGGACGGCACCCCCAACAAGAGCAAGCTCGGCGCGAACGCCATCCTGGGCGTGTCCCTGGCCGTGGCCAACGCCGCCGCCGCCTCCGCGGACCTGCCGCTCTACAAGTACCTCGGGGGCCCCAACGCGCACGTCCTCCCCGTCCCGCTGATGAACATCCTCAACGGTGGCTCACACGCGGATTCCGACGTCGACATCCAGGAATTCATGATCGTCCCCATTGGCGCGGAGACCTTCTCCGAGGGCCTGCGCTGGGGCGTTGAGGTCTACCACAACCTCAAGTCCGTGCTGCAGGCCAAGGGCCTCTCCACCGGCCTGGGCGACGAGGGCGGCTTCGCGCCGAACCTCCCCTCCAACCGCGCCGCGCTGGACCTGATCCAGGAAGCCATCAAGAACGCCGGCTACACTCCGGGCAAGGACATCGCGCTGGCCTTGGATGTCGCCTCCTCCGAGTTCTTCAAGGACGGCGCCTACCAGTTCGAGGGCAAGGCACTCTCCGCCACCGAGATGAGCGCTTACTACGCCGAGCTCGTTGCCGACTACCCGCTGGTGTCGATTGAGGACCCGCTGGACGAAAACGACTGGGACGGCTGGAAGACCCTCACCGACAGCATCGGCGACAAGGTCCAGCTCGTCGGGGATGACCTCTTCGTCACCAACCCTGCCATCCTGCAGCGCGGCATCGACACCGGGACGGCCAACTCGCTGCTGGTGAAGGTCAACCAGATCGGTTCACTGACCGAGACCCTGGACGCCGTTTCCCTGGCCCAGCGCGCCGGCTACACCACCATCACCTCACACCGCTCCGGCGAGACCGAGGACACCACCATTGCTGACATCTCCGTTGCCACCAACGCGGGACAGATCAAGACCGGTGCCCCGGCCCGCTCCGAGCGCGTTGCCAAGTACAACCAGCTGCTGCGCATCGAAGAAGAACTCGACGACGCCGCGCGCTACGCCGGCCGCAGCGCGTTCCCGCGTTTCAAGGGCTAG
- a CDS encoding DedA family protein, translated as MQAINDFILAAAGQPWVLLLVLACCLIDGFFPPIPSESVVVGLAAVAATADVPNPWLLMAMAALGAFAGDNIAYLIGRRAGTARWRWQRGPRMQSAFRWAGTELRKRPASLVLVARFIPIGRVAVNLTAGVTHYPHLRFVGLTVLSATLWASYSVGIGLFFGQWFESNHFLGAVIAIVCAVGLGIVVDLVINRIRGKVPVVERLKDPDVQE; from the coding sequence ATGCAGGCCATCAATGACTTCATCCTCGCTGCCGCCGGGCAACCCTGGGTGCTGCTCCTCGTTTTGGCATGCTGCCTCATTGACGGCTTCTTCCCGCCGATCCCCAGCGAATCGGTGGTGGTGGGCCTCGCTGCCGTGGCCGCCACCGCCGACGTGCCCAACCCATGGCTGCTGATGGCCATGGCGGCCCTGGGCGCCTTCGCGGGCGACAACATCGCCTACCTCATCGGACGGCGGGCGGGCACAGCCCGGTGGAGGTGGCAGCGAGGGCCCCGGATGCAAAGCGCGTTCCGGTGGGCCGGTACGGAGCTCAGGAAACGGCCGGCATCGCTGGTCCTTGTGGCGCGGTTTATCCCGATCGGCCGGGTGGCGGTGAATCTGACCGCCGGCGTGACGCACTACCCGCACCTCCGGTTCGTCGGCCTGACTGTCCTTTCGGCAACCCTCTGGGCGTCCTACTCGGTAGGGATCGGCCTGTTCTTTGGCCAGTGGTTCGAGAGCAACCATTTCCTCGGCGCGGTCATCGCCATTGTGTGCGCCGTGGGCCTGGGAATCGTTGTGGACCTGGTCATCAACCGCATCCGCGGCAAGGTTCCGGTGGTGGAGCGCCTGAAGGACCCCGACGTGCAGGAATGA